A stretch of Aedes aegypti strain LVP_AGWG chromosome 2, AaegL5.0 Primary Assembly, whole genome shotgun sequence DNA encodes these proteins:
- the LOC5567015 gene encoding lysosomal alpha-mannosidase, producing MLVVLSVSLLLVGALARPGAHYRGSGAMMDVRKHHWKHNEIRKEAQCGYESCPAPKDGMLNIHLVPHSHDDVGWLKTVDQYYYGSKTNYQMAGVQYILDSVVEALQKNPDRKFIYVESAFFFKWWDEQTAEIQEVVQQLVQEGRLEFVGGAWSMNDEAASHYQSLIDQFTWGLRLLNDTFGECGRPRAGWQIDPFGHSREQASLFAQMGYDGMFFARLDWRDKSKRLQDKTAEMLWKSSANLEDSDLFTSVLYNHYSAPPGFCFDVLCRDDPFVDGEHSTENNVNQKVDDFLTFVTNMSARYRSNNLIITMGDDFNYMDANMNFKNMDKLIRYTNARQSSGSNVNVFYSTPTCYLKAVHDANLTWPTKTDDFFPYASDPHAYWTGYFTSRPTSKRMERHGNHLLQVCKQLTALSPSPGSEEHLTVLRDAIGVMQHHDAVTGTEKQHVTDDYSRMLHVAFEACGVNTNAALQALTNNNVKFESCHLLNISQCEISETKENFVVTLYNPLAQANYQYVRLPVTGNSYVVKDHQGLEIPTQIVPLPEPVANLFYRTGLSTQELVFLANDVPPMGYLSFYVTETYDTSSPEDESTSKEQSVSIGNNYFTLNFDENGFLSTIQIGEEIHRLQQDFLYYEGAYGNNEVFENRSSGAYIFRPNSTEKHVATSVRLTVINGDLVQEVHQEFNEWISQVIRVHQNEMHVEFEWMVGPIPIDDSKGKEIVTRYYSDIQSDGVFWTDSNGREMMRRQRNHRETWDLQLDEPVAGNYYPVTTKMAVEDDKLRMAVLNDRAQGGTSMEDGVIELMVHRRLLRDDAFGVGEALNETAYGTGLIARGKHYLVFGSKAPQMMPVQVWERVLQNHVLLPPWMFLSDATDVSFEDWQSNYVNMFSAMEASLPANVNLLTFEAWKNPSTYLVRFEHLFEKDEDTLYSAPITLDLEVVFSKFDISSIRETTLAGNQWIEDSSRLKFYADPVPIPEEVNNRIKHRSDNSLKVKLNPMEIRTFVIEMNRK from the exons TCATGCCCAGCCCCGAAGGATGGTATGCTCAACATCCACCTGGTGCCGCACAGTCACGATGACGTCGGTTGGCTCAAAACCGTAGATCAGTACTACTACGGTAGCAAGACCAATTATCAGATGGCCGGAGTGCAGTACATTCTGGATTCGGTGGTCGAGGCACTGCAGAAGAATCCCGACCGGAAGTTCATCTACGTGGAGTCGGCATTTTTCTTCAAATGGTGGGATGAACAGACGGCAGAAATTCAGGAAGTCGTGCAGCAGTTGGTGCAGGAAGGTCGGCTGGAGTTTGTGGGAGGAGCATGGAGCATGAATGACGAGGCCGCTTCGCACTACCAAAGCTTGATCGATCAGTTCACGTGGGGTCTGCGGCTGTTGAACGACACCTTTGGCGAGTGTGGAAGGCCTCGAGCTGGATGGCAGATCGATCCGTTTGGACATTCGCGGGAACAGGCTTCCCTGTTTGCTCAGATGGGGTACGATGGAATGTTCTTCGCCCGTTTGGATTGGCGCGATAAGTCGAAGAGGCTGCAGGATAAAACGGCAGAAATGCTGTGGAAGTCGAGTGCTAACTTGGAGGATAGCGATCTATTTACTTCGGTGTTGTACAACCATTACAGTGCTCCACCTGGATTCTGCTTTGATGTACTCTGCAGGGATGATCCGTTTGTTGATGGAGAGCATAGCACTGAGAACAATGTCAACCAGAAAGTGGATGATTTCTTGACGTTCGTCACTAACATGTCGGCGAGATATCGATCCAACAATTTGATCATCACTATGGGCGATGACTTCAACTACATGGACGCTAACATGAATTTCAAGAACATGGATAAGCTCATAAGGTACACGAATGCTCGTCAATCGTCAGGATCTAACGTGAACGTATTCTACTCCACTCCTACTTGCTATCTGAAAGCCGTCCACGATGCAAACCTTACCTGGCCAACCAAGACTGACGACTTCTTCCCATACGCATCGGATCCGCATGCCTACTGGACGGGTTATTTCACGTCTCGGCCAACCTCGAAGCGCATGGAACGCCACGGTAACCATCTCTTGCAAGTTTGCAAACAGCTGACCGCTTTGAGTCCCTCTCCGGGAAGTGAAGAACATCTGACCGTTCTACGGGATGCGATCGGTGTTATGCAACATCACGATGCAGTTACTGGAACCGAGAAGCAACACGTCACCGACGACTATTCCCGAATGCTTCATGTCGCTTTTGAAGCCTGTGGGGTCAACACAAATGCTGCGCTTCAAGCTTTGACCAACAATAACGTGAAATTTGAATCGTGCCATCTGCTCAACATCAGCCAATGTGAAATATCCGAGACCAAAGAAAACTTCGTGGTTACTCTGTACAATCCACTTGCTCAAGCTAATTACCAATATGTTCGTCTGCCGGTCACGGGAAACAGCTACGTTGTGAAGGATCACCAAGGTTTGGAAATTCCTACCCAAATCGTTCCACTTCCAGAACCCGTCGCCAACCTATTCTACCGAACTGGACTCTCAACGCAGGAATTGGTCTTCCTAGCCAACGATGTTCCGCCCATGGGTTATCTATCTTTCTATGTAACGGAAACCTACGACACCTCTTCTCCAGAAGACGAAAGCACGTCCAAGGAGCAATCCGTAAGCATCGGAAACAATTATTTCACGCTGAACTTTGACGAGAACGGTTTCCTGAGCACGATTCAGATCGGCGAAGAGATCCATCGACTGCAACAGGACTTCCTCTATTACGAAGGTGCTTACGGCAACAACGAAGTCTTTGAAAACCGTTCATCAGGTGCGTACATTTTCCGACCCAACAGTACGGAGAAGCATGTCGCTACATCGGTCCGGCTGACCGTCATTAACGGCGATCTAGTGCAGGAAGTCCACCAAGAGTTCAACGAGTGGATCAGTCAGGTCATTCGCGTACATCAGAACGAGATGCATGTGGAGTTTGAATGGATGGTGGGACCAATCCCAATCGACGATAGCAAGGGTAAGGAAATCGTTACCAGATACTATTCGGATATTCAATCAGATGGCGTGTTCTGGACGGATTCGAACGGCCGCGAGATGATGAGAAGACAAAGGAACCATCGGGAAACGTGGGATTTGCAGTTGGATGAACCTGTTGCCGGAAACTACTACCCGGTGACTACGAAGATGGCAGTGGAAGATGACAAGTTGCGTATGGCCGTGTTGAACGACCGTGCTCAGGGTGGTACCAGCATGGAAGATGGAGTTATTGAGCTGATGGTACATCGACGACTGCTGCGAGATGACGCATTTGGAGTTGGTGAAGCTTTGAACGAGACGGCTTACGGAACGGGACTGATCGCTCGTGGAAAACACTACCTGGTGTTTGGCTCGAAGGCACCTCAGATGATGCCTGTTCAGGTTTGGGAACGAGTCTTGCAGAACCATGTCCTGTTGCCTCCGTGGATGTTCCTGAGCGATGCAACTGACGTGTCGTTTGAGGATTGGCAGTCGAATTACGTCAATATG TTCTCAGCAATGGAAGCATCGCTCCCGGCGAACGTCAACCTTCTCACCTTTGAggcctggaagaatccttccaCATACCTCGTGCGATTCGAACATTTGTTCGAAAAAGACGAAGACACTTTGTACTCGGCTCCCATCACTTTGGATCTCGAAGTCGTCTTTTCTAAGTTCGACATCAGCAGCATTCGGGAGACTACCCTAGCCGGAAACCAGTGGATAGAGGACAGTTCCCGTTTGAAATTCTATGCGGATCCGGTGCCTATCCCTGAAGAAGTCAACAATCGTATCAAGCACCGAAGCGACAACAGCTTAAAGGTCAAGCTGAACCCAATGGAGATTAGAACCTTTGTCATTGAAATGAATCGGAAGTGA